A single Lancefieldella parvula DSM 20469 DNA region contains:
- a CDS encoding DUF4430 domain-containing protein gives MIKFTRESKRIVYLAVSIVSLLFMLFFAWTLVQYFFALTSSASSQEAPNAVQGQTVAEASGTQTDSQTAQTQGSSGSDTQSNSDASKTQDSSNQNTSEPESSNSDNSTNDAVVPHKDKSTLSVNVTVDGSAAKGLSFSVNLQVQEGASVYDALLASGAGVNARSTSFGMYVAAINGLAERDHGPQSGWVYSVNGVQPNYTSDAYILHDGDSVVWTYVNAVN, from the coding sequence GTGATTAAGTTCACAAGAGAATCTAAACGGATTGTCTATTTAGCTGTATCAATTGTGTCTCTTTTGTTCATGCTTTTTTTCGCATGGACATTGGTTCAGTATTTCTTTGCACTCACTTCAAGCGCTTCCTCTCAAGAGGCGCCAAATGCAGTGCAAGGTCAAACAGTGGCAGAAGCCTCTGGTACTCAGACGGACTCTCAGACCGCACAAACGCAAGGAAGTTCAGGTTCAGACACTCAATCAAATTCTGATGCGTCTAAAACTCAAGATTCTTCTAATCAGAACACGTCAGAGCCAGAATCTTCTAACTCTGACAATTCAACAAATGATGCAGTTGTTCCTCATAAAGACAAGAGCACGCTTTCTGTAAACGTTACAGTTGATGGTTCTGCCGCAAAGGGACTTTCGTTTTCTGTTAACCTCCAGGTACAAGAGGGCGCTTCTGTCTATGATGCGTTACTTGCAAGTGGCGCAGGGGTAAATGCTCGCAGTACTTCGTTTGGTATGTATGTTGCAGCTATTAACGGGCTTGCAGAGCGAGATCATGGTCCACAGAGTGGTTGGGTCTATTCGGTTAATGGCGTTCAGCCCAATTACACTTCAGATGCATATATTTTGCACGATGGTGATTCGGTTGTTTGGACGTATGTTAACGCGGTGAACTAA
- a CDS encoding PQQ-binding-like beta-propeller repeat protein: MIKKALNSLFSILLVLALLPAPAFAEAAGELTTAATSSSETVLTANDNASSETADTSGTTTTSKETGSGAAATTDETAYPHKTLDQAVEALTNSFYKPKPRYGVDTNLNTMVAEELRRIGAGEVNVRVASVQMSSTASYAHAGVSTDFATNGSIEYFWMDAAGLTNQKSTLILRQAKVTFELSKDGKTAQYTCNVLIPWDEAKSQVQLSDVSQNLAPSFATGQNESSVTSNFTLPHKLISVDGHLLSWSKVTWTSSDTSTVRVDGYGTEPYKATVIRGIRDKQVTLTANVSLSGSDAPQTSYQRSFTITVPGDPSAISDAQNNLLRRINRRFSVAAIKDVYTNHSINAQAVTDDLQMPTPKNFGLDGKRYQFTYTSSNAAVTFNGYRATVYQPLPSASAQQVDITLTVTDKENPEVTASKTLTLTVSPLNQSDIDAELSLMKESKAHFWDALATPSGQQNKQDSISESLATPNKFYRATDGSLTWSYDVNNTDKTASGIVPSEFSTYDPMGPANQARTYSSSQPKIIQNENLVLAQTPEYNTSVTVSALLSSARYSRYASLYPDNEQFQALANQKVSATFTVKGEKGARSAEQNLDSSQLVSVTLSVVGLDKDGKPQHWAPTQTIEVRKGSTADKVTYDYLKNNGLTYSADSGFLSSITSPAQGLTLATTQVNGAFKWWQLFVNGQLSDKMANNVTLDKNTTITWTYGGQNSSIPTPQNELVINPFAEHPNYEASWSGFGSGNSSTTTQNTPINSAALRWSVTEGTQNVPGFISDQVIVKDTIYYVSGSTLKAVDAATGSLIAEAQIGSTVSYFARPLYVNGMIVVATDDGCLTAFSATTMECIWKTEPLDTANTLQSVSSLTVNNGTILAEFTKMSGFDAAGGYMIAVDAATGALRWKQEAQPANTPGTTPGQPSGYYWSGAAASGSDFVIGDESSSARLINGTTGAIEAELNLGSPIRAGIVPVSVDQNGNGTYLAVTRNDGTLHLIRRNGSSLVEEKRVKFAAESTSTPTISGSNVFVNGVDAEGYGTISVISLDTFTVTDQARAGKGKSQSTPLVSVQQSGTYAYFTVNGLPGGVWVYKLGTGRAAQIYTPDKDHQNYTTSSVIADFAGNLYYTNDSGTLFSLINQKPSGENTQPSGDISNRTDITSTDAPAQDSSSPAAHESFSATPTNAGEEVTQAPSENETADTSSDKKQLPQTEYVNKETAAPRQGSSAPTIPLLSIFGFFGSAAVLAVFVALLKKETAAIHHVSNGRGKVNK, encoded by the coding sequence ATGATCAAAAAGGCGCTTAATAGCCTTTTCTCCATACTTTTAGTGCTTGCACTCTTACCAGCGCCTGCATTTGCAGAAGCAGCGGGGGAGTTGACTACTGCAGCAACTTCTTCATCAGAGACTGTCCTTACTGCTAATGACAACGCTTCTAGTGAGACAGCTGACACATCTGGAACAACTACAACCTCTAAAGAGACGGGTTCTGGTGCTGCAGCAACTACTGATGAGACTGCCTATCCACATAAAACACTAGATCAGGCTGTAGAAGCACTGACCAATTCTTTCTATAAGCCTAAACCTCGTTATGGCGTAGATACTAACCTCAACACCATGGTTGCAGAAGAGTTGCGTCGTATTGGTGCTGGAGAAGTTAACGTTAGAGTGGCATCTGTTCAGATGTCTTCGACAGCTTCGTATGCTCACGCTGGTGTTTCTACTGACTTCGCAACTAATGGTTCTATTGAGTACTTCTGGATGGATGCCGCTGGCTTAACTAACCAGAAAAGTACTCTTATTTTGCGTCAGGCTAAAGTAACCTTTGAACTTTCCAAGGATGGAAAGACTGCTCAGTATACCTGCAACGTTTTAATTCCTTGGGATGAGGCAAAATCTCAGGTGCAGCTGAGTGATGTATCTCAAAATCTTGCTCCATCATTTGCGACAGGACAAAATGAATCTTCCGTAACTTCAAACTTTACCCTTCCACATAAGCTTATTTCTGTTGATGGACATTTGCTTTCATGGTCTAAGGTAACTTGGACCAGTTCTGACACGTCTACCGTTCGTGTTGATGGTTATGGTACTGAACCTTATAAGGCAACGGTTATACGTGGTATTCGTGATAAACAGGTAACGCTGACTGCAAACGTTTCTTTGAGCGGCTCCGATGCCCCTCAGACAAGCTATCAGCGATCCTTTACCATAACGGTTCCAGGTGATCCTTCGGCTATTAGTGATGCTCAGAATAATCTGTTGAGGCGTATCAACAGGCGTTTCTCGGTAGCAGCCATTAAAGATGTGTATACCAATCACTCAATTAATGCTCAGGCTGTCACAGACGATCTTCAGATGCCTACACCAAAGAATTTTGGTTTGGACGGAAAGCGCTATCAATTTACTTACACTTCCTCTAATGCTGCAGTTACGTTTAATGGTTACCGAGCGACGGTATATCAGCCTCTTCCTTCTGCCTCTGCACAGCAGGTAGATATCACCCTAACTGTTACTGATAAGGAGAATCCCGAGGTAACAGCCTCTAAGACTCTTACGCTTACGGTAAGCCCCCTCAATCAATCTGACATTGACGCAGAGCTTTCTTTGATGAAGGAGTCAAAGGCTCATTTCTGGGATGCTCTTGCTACTCCTTCTGGCCAGCAGAACAAACAAGACAGCATTTCTGAGTCCCTGGCTACACCAAATAAGTTCTATCGTGCAACAGACGGTTCTTTGACCTGGTCTTATGACGTTAATAATACCGATAAGACCGCAAGCGGTATTGTACCTTCTGAGTTTTCTACATATGATCCAATGGGCCCTGCTAATCAGGCACGCACATATAGTTCTTCTCAACCAAAAATCATTCAGAACGAGAATCTTGTTCTGGCGCAGACTCCTGAGTACAACACGTCTGTTACAGTTTCGGCACTTCTTTCAAGTGCACGTTATTCTCGCTATGCAAGCCTGTATCCAGATAATGAGCAGTTCCAGGCTCTTGCTAATCAGAAGGTCTCTGCCACTTTTACTGTGAAGGGCGAGAAGGGCGCTCGATCTGCAGAGCAAAACTTAGATTCAAGTCAGCTTGTTTCCGTTACCCTTTCCGTAGTGGGTCTTGATAAAGATGGTAAGCCTCAGCATTGGGCTCCTACGCAGACCATTGAGGTTCGCAAGGGTTCAACTGCTGATAAGGTAACGTATGATTACCTGAAGAATAATGGCTTAACATACAGTGCGGATAGTGGTTTTCTATCTTCTATTACGTCTCCTGCGCAGGGTCTTACGCTTGCAACAACACAGGTAAATGGCGCCTTCAAGTGGTGGCAGCTCTTTGTGAACGGCCAGCTTTCGGACAAGATGGCAAACAACGTTACCTTAGACAAAAACACTACTATTACCTGGACATATGGTGGTCAGAATAGCTCCATTCCAACTCCTCAAAATGAGCTGGTTATTAATCCATTTGCTGAGCACCCTAATTACGAGGCATCATGGAGCGGTTTTGGCAGCGGAAACAGCTCTACTACCACCCAGAACACTCCAATTAATTCTGCGGCTTTGCGCTGGAGTGTGACTGAGGGCACTCAGAATGTACCTGGATTCATTTCTGACCAGGTAATTGTTAAAGATACCATCTATTACGTGAGTGGTTCTACTCTCAAAGCAGTTGACGCCGCAACGGGAAGTCTTATTGCTGAGGCGCAGATTGGTTCTACAGTTTCGTACTTTGCACGACCTCTATACGTTAATGGCATGATTGTTGTTGCTACTGATGATGGATGTCTTACTGCTTTCTCGGCAACAACTATGGAGTGCATCTGGAAGACAGAACCACTTGATACTGCCAATACACTACAGTCTGTTTCTAGTTTGACTGTTAATAACGGCACCATTTTGGCTGAGTTTACCAAGATGAGTGGCTTTGATGCTGCCGGTGGTTACATGATTGCTGTTGATGCTGCTACTGGTGCGCTTCGTTGGAAGCAGGAGGCACAACCTGCAAATACTCCTGGAACAACCCCTGGTCAGCCTTCAGGGTATTACTGGTCTGGCGCAGCTGCTTCTGGCTCTGACTTTGTGATTGGAGATGAGTCTTCCTCAGCTAGACTCATCAATGGCACAACTGGCGCCATTGAGGCTGAGCTTAATCTTGGCTCACCAATTCGTGCAGGTATTGTCCCTGTTTCTGTTGATCAAAATGGTAATGGAACCTATCTTGCTGTAACCAGAAATGATGGTACATTGCATCTTATTAGGAGAAACGGTTCTTCTCTTGTTGAAGAGAAGCGGGTTAAATTTGCAGCAGAGTCTACTTCCACACCAACAATCAGCGGTTCTAATGTCTTTGTTAACGGTGTTGATGCCGAGGGTTACGGAACTATCTCCGTAATTTCTCTTGACACGTTTACCGTGACTGACCAGGCACGTGCTGGCAAAGGTAAGTCTCAGAGCACGCCTCTTGTTTCTGTTCAGCAAAGCGGCACCTATGCATATTTCACTGTAAATGGACTGCCTGGTGGCGTGTGGGTATACAAGTTGGGCACTGGTCGAGCAGCTCAGATTTACACTCCCGATAAAGATCATCAGAACTACACTACGTCGTCAGTTATTGCAGACTTTGCGGGCAACCTTTACTACACCAATGACTCTGGTACGCTTTTCTCGCTTATTAATCAGAAACCATCTGGCGAGAATACCCAGCCATCTGGTGATATTTCTAACAGGACAGATATCACATCCACAGATGCGCCAGCTCAAGACTCTTCATCTCCGGCGGCGCATGAAAGTTTCTCAGCTACTCCCACAAATGCAGGTGAGGAGGTCACACAAGCCCCATCTGAGAATGAGACTGCAGATACCAGCTCTGACAAGAAGCAACTTCCACAGACTGAATATGTAAACAAGGAAACTGCCGCCCCACGACAGGGATCCTCTGCGCCTACCATTCCGCTTTTGAGTATCTTTGGTTTTTTTGGTTCTGCAGCAGTCCTTGCAGTATTTGTAGCGTTACTTAAGAAAGAAACCGCTGCAATTCACCATGTTTCCAATGGCAGAGGCAAGGTGAACAAGTGA